Proteins from one Chitinophaga oryzae genomic window:
- a CDS encoding NADH-quinone oxidoreductase subunit A: MLATHFLGPKRKTSDKLINFESGIEQRGNARQPVAIKYFLTAILFVLFDVEVIFFYPYAVNFRSLGWEGFAAVLMFVGFFLCGFIYIVKKGALKWED, from the coding sequence ATGCTAGCCACCCACTTTCTGGGGCCCAAACGTAAAACAAGTGATAAGCTTATTAACTTCGAGAGCGGCATTGAGCAGCGCGGGAATGCGAGGCAGCCGGTAGCGATCAAGTACTTTCTGACGGCTATTCTCTTCGTGTTATTTGATGTGGAAGTGATCTTTTTCTACCCGTACGCTGTTAATTTCAGGTCACTGGGTTGGGAAGGGTTCGCTGCTGTGCTGATGTTTGTGGGCTTCTTCCTGTGCGGGTTTATCTACATCGTGAAGAAGGGAGCCCTGAAGTGGGAAGACTAA
- a CDS encoding NADH-quinone oxidoreductase subunit C — protein MSLTNERIQQRLTEKFGDVLTGFEEPFGMLTFTAQKDYNLKVMQFLFDDEELRFRFLTDITAVHYPERKGEELCVVYHLHNFVDNVRLRLKVYTPVASPKVFTATSLYESANWMERETYDFFGVDFVGHPNLIRILNVDEMTYFPMRKEFPLEDPMRTDKDDEMFGRGGHF, from the coding sequence ATGTCTTTAACAAACGAACGCATACAACAACGCCTGACGGAGAAGTTCGGGGATGTACTGACCGGTTTTGAAGAGCCGTTTGGAATGCTCACCTTCACCGCACAGAAAGATTATAACCTGAAAGTAATGCAATTCCTGTTCGATGATGAGGAATTGCGTTTTCGTTTTCTGACAGACATCACCGCCGTGCATTATCCCGAACGGAAAGGGGAGGAGCTGTGCGTGGTATACCATCTGCACAACTTCGTGGACAATGTAAGGCTGCGCCTGAAAGTATATACGCCGGTGGCTTCACCGAAAGTATTTACCGCTACCAGCCTGTATGAATCTGCCAACTGGATGGAGCGTGAAACCTATGATTTTTTCGGGGTGGATTTCGTAGGGCATCCTAACCTGATCCGTATTCTCAACGTGGATGAAATGACCTATTTCCCCATGCGCAAGGAATTCCCGCTGGAAGATCCCATGCGTACAGACAAAGACGACGAAATGTTCGGCAGGGGCGGTCACTTTTAA
- a CDS encoding tetratricopeptide repeat protein, with protein sequence MNRRKSLLVALLCAASGSVMAQSVQDGLKDLYYGKNLSAKQTFEKVIAAKPTEDKAYYYMGIAQLAMEDVAGATATFQKGLQAVPTSALLQAGMGRIDLLKGDAAAAKAKFEAASAATQGRDGDVARAIADANTEVKGGDRAYALTVMDKLLNNEGRKKKEMYTATPADYIEQGDAYRYLGGENGGKAIAAYEKALELDANSAEAVMKQGLVNYNARLKAEAVADWTKATNMDPNYAPAFNELFLFYTTPKKDQLSWEKAAEYLEKYMAIADPADKTKNEYLAASVAFFKKDYDGAIAKGQAAMAGANEMYKNKFSLLIGDAYLQKGDSLNAKKVMDDYAQAVGEAKLDSSDFKLLSTIYLRLKSSDSATQSQYTDKALGYLEKFASSTTAKDPETYIQIAEALKSARKYEQAGDWYEKANELRLANKETLGAIDYFNVGLNYYYAGIGAKPVDTALINKADAAFQKVIEAKPELGTGYYWRGQANFAKDQQAQTGVAKPFYDKYIEITEPNGADKNKNTLTYAYTYELLYYYFKEDKANVQVYADKLTAIDPNNITVKQIKENMASREKPAKPAANKK encoded by the coding sequence ATGAACAGACGGAAAAGTTTACTCGTAGCATTGCTGTGCGCCGCCTCCGGCAGTGTGATGGCTCAATCTGTGCAGGATGGATTGAAAGACCTGTATTATGGTAAAAACCTGTCCGCCAAACAGACTTTTGAAAAAGTAATTGCTGCGAAACCAACTGAAGACAAAGCTTATTACTACATGGGTATAGCACAACTCGCCATGGAAGACGTAGCCGGCGCTACTGCCACCTTCCAGAAGGGTTTGCAGGCCGTTCCGACTTCTGCTTTACTGCAGGCGGGCATGGGCCGTATCGATCTGCTCAAAGGCGATGCTGCTGCTGCCAAAGCTAAGTTTGAAGCTGCCAGCGCTGCTACCCAGGGTCGTGATGGCGACGTTGCCCGTGCCATTGCCGACGCTAACACAGAAGTGAAAGGTGGTGACCGCGCTTATGCCCTCACCGTAATGGACAAGCTGCTGAACAACGAAGGCCGCAAGAAAAAAGAAATGTACACAGCTACTCCGGCTGACTATATCGAACAAGGTGACGCCTATCGTTACCTCGGTGGCGAAAACGGCGGTAAAGCCATCGCTGCCTACGAAAAGGCACTGGAGCTGGACGCCAACAGCGCTGAAGCGGTGATGAAACAAGGTCTCGTAAACTACAACGCGAGACTGAAAGCCGAAGCAGTGGCCGACTGGACCAAAGCGACCAATATGGACCCGAACTATGCTCCTGCTTTCAATGAGCTGTTCCTGTTCTACACCACACCGAAAAAAGATCAGCTGTCCTGGGAGAAAGCAGCTGAATACCTCGAAAAATACATGGCGATCGCCGACCCTGCGGATAAAACCAAAAACGAATACCTGGCCGCTTCCGTAGCTTTCTTCAAAAAAGACTATGACGGCGCTATCGCTAAAGGCCAGGCTGCAATGGCCGGTGCCAACGAAATGTACAAAAACAAATTCAGCCTGCTGATAGGTGATGCTTACCTGCAGAAAGGGGACTCCCTGAATGCGAAAAAGGTAATGGATGATTATGCACAAGCTGTAGGCGAAGCTAAACTGGACTCCAGCGACTTCAAACTGCTGAGCACTATCTACCTCCGTCTGAAATCTTCCGACTCCGCTACACAGAGCCAATACACTGACAAGGCGCTGGGCTACCTGGAGAAGTTCGCTTCTTCCACCACCGCTAAAGATCCGGAAACTTACATCCAGATCGCTGAAGCGCTGAAATCCGCCAGGAAATATGAGCAGGCCGGTGACTGGTATGAAAAAGCCAATGAACTGCGTCTGGCCAATAAAGAAACACTGGGCGCTATCGACTACTTCAACGTAGGTCTTAACTACTACTATGCAGGTATCGGTGCTAAACCGGTAGATACGGCGCTGATCAACAAAGCAGACGCTGCATTCCAGAAAGTAATTGAGGCGAAACCAGAACTGGGTACCGGTTATTACTGGAGAGGCCAGGCTAACTTTGCCAAAGACCAGCAGGCTCAGACCGGTGTAGCTAAACCTTTCTATGATAAATACATAGAAATCACCGAGCCTAATGGTGCTGACAAAAACAAAAACACACTGACTTACGCTTATACTTATGAGCTGTTGTACTACTACTTCAAGGAAGATAAGGCGAATGTGCAGGTGTATGCCGATAAGCTGACCGCTATTGATCCGAATAACATCACTGTTAAACAGATCAAGGAAAACATGGCCAGCCGTGAAAAACCTGCTAAGCCAGCGGCTAACAAAAAATAA
- a CDS encoding NADH-quinone oxidoreductase subunit B, whose product MARPVQYNTNVKMVEVPEGYSGEGFYATSFDKAIGLARKNSIWPLPFATSCCGIEFMATMAATYDLARFGAERMAFTPRQCDLLMVMGTISKKMGPIVRQVYLQMAEPRWVMAVGACACSGGIFDTYSVLQGIDQVIPVDVYVPGCPPRPEGIIDGFMKIQQLVGNESLRRRNSDRYKELMESYGIK is encoded by the coding sequence ATGGCTCGTCCGGTTCAATATAATACCAATGTGAAGATGGTGGAAGTCCCTGAGGGATATTCCGGTGAAGGGTTTTATGCCACCTCATTTGATAAGGCCATCGGTTTGGCGCGTAAAAACTCCATCTGGCCTTTACCATTCGCTACCTCCTGCTGTGGTATCGAATTTATGGCTACGATGGCCGCCACTTACGATCTGGCACGTTTCGGCGCGGAACGTATGGCATTTACCCCCCGTCAGTGCGACCTGCTGATGGTAATGGGCACTATTTCCAAGAAAATGGGCCCTATCGTGCGCCAGGTGTACCTGCAGATGGCGGAGCCCCGCTGGGTAATGGCAGTAGGCGCCTGTGCCTGCAGCGGTGGTATATTTGATACTTATTCTGTTTTACAAGGAATTGACCAGGTGATTCCGGTAGATGTGTATGTTCCGGGATGCCCTCCCAGGCCGGAAGGCATTATCGACGGATTCATGAAAATACAACAGCTGGTGGGCAATGAAAGCCTGCGTCGCCGTAACTCCGACCGTTATAAGGAACTGATGGAGTCTTACGGTATCAAATAG